A stretch of the Meles meles chromosome 19, mMelMel3.1 paternal haplotype, whole genome shotgun sequence genome encodes the following:
- the LOC123931064 gene encoding uncharacterized protein LOC123931064 isoform X2, with the protein MMAEGSARSRELRSGRVWLGAPEAPTWPIFGPAKPGLGGKGGWGASLPLGAAVSQRLPPGPGRALHRSNAGRPQQAPQPRLRGWAQRSLFPPIPEAGGLRSRCRQRPLEGSFLPPLAANAATNPPQTHPSSLCFCPHGASLLGVSVSVSLTSDVGFKAPDSIGQDLSFTGARVQRPTSTVTAGTRTRPEHTPAPQNSPLLPGPPPASSGPGSQSNAQTLSLAHPAISAASSATKLDADAHTNTCSDVLQTPLPAHSPPPSTLLSALGATGTFCRNSPPCSLASGARRVPWYKVSGKLQKEVQVSPPLDPSPRVASGQVSHLKVRPFKAMPSRSPHIPAPVPCTLPQTQRG; encoded by the exons ATGATGGCTGAGGGGTCTGCTCGCAGCCGCGAGCTGAGATCTGGGCGGGTCTGGCTAGGAGCCCCAGAGGCGCCCACCTGGCCCATATTTGGCCCCGCCAAGCCAGGTCTCGGAGGAAAAGGTGGGTGGGGAGCCAGCCTGCCCCTCGGGGCTGCTGTGAGCCAGAGGCTCCCTCCCGGTCCTGGGCGTGCCCTCCACAGGAGCAACGCGGGGCGGCCGCAGCAAGCACCACAGCCCAGACTGCGGGGCTGGGCACAAAGAAGTCTGTTCCCTCCCATTCCGGAGGCGGGAGGACTGAGATCCAGGTGTCGGCAGAGGCCTCTGGAGGGGTCCTTCCTGCCTCCGCTGGCTGCCAACGCGGCCACCAACCCCCCGCAGACGCATCCTTCCAGCCTGTGCTTCTGTCCCCACGGGGCCTCTCTGCTgggtgtgtctgtctctgtgtctctgacaTCTGACGTTGGCTTTAAAGCCCCCGACTCCATCGGGCAGGACCTCAGCTTCACTGGAGCACGTGTCCAAAGACCCACGTCCACAGTAACTGCTGGGACTCGAACGCGTCCTGAACACACCCCAGCACCGCAG AACAGTCCCCTCCTGCCAGGTCCTCCTCCTGCCAGCTCCGGGCCAGGAAGTCAAAGTAACGCACAGACGCTGTCACTTGCTCACCCTGCGATTTCGGCCGCATCCTCAGCCACAAAGCTTGACGCTGATGCCCACACCAACACCTGCTCCGACGTCCTCCAAACCCCCCTGCCCGCCCACTCTCCACCCCCGTCCACCCTGCTCTCCGCCCTCGGAGCGACCGGTACGTTCTGCAGAAACAGCCCTCCTTGCTCTCTGGCTTCTGGAGCCCGGAGGGTGCCCTGGTACAAGGTAAGTGGGAAGTTGCAGAAGGAGGTCCAAGTGTCTCCTCCTCTGGACCCTTCCCCCAGGGTGGCGTCTGGCCAGGTCTCTCACCTGAAGGTCAGGCCCTTTAAGGCTATGCCTTCACGTTCCCCCCACATTCCAGCCCCAGTCCCCTGCACGCTGCCCCAGACGCAGCGTGGATGA
- the LOC123931064 gene encoding uncharacterized protein LOC123931064 isoform X3: MMAEGSARSRELRSGRVWLGAPEAPTWPIFGPAKPGLGGKGGWGASLPLGAAVSQRLPPGPGRALHRSNAGRPQQAPQPRLRGWAQRSLFPPIPEAGGLRSRCRQRPLEGSFLPPLAANAATNPPQTHPSSLCFCPHGASLLGVSVSVSLTSDVGFKAPDSIGQDLSFTGARVQRPTSTVTAGTRTRPEHTPAPQNSPLLPGPPPASSGPGSQSNAQTLSLAHPAISAASSATKLDADAHTNTCSDVLQTPLPAHSPPPSTLLSALGATGTFCRNSPPCSLASGARRVPWYKKPQLPSVETEAPVKSERLWQANAPAGSEDNFTGGDRLGHCSP; the protein is encoded by the exons ATGATGGCTGAGGGGTCTGCTCGCAGCCGCGAGCTGAGATCTGGGCGGGTCTGGCTAGGAGCCCCAGAGGCGCCCACCTGGCCCATATTTGGCCCCGCCAAGCCAGGTCTCGGAGGAAAAGGTGGGTGGGGAGCCAGCCTGCCCCTCGGGGCTGCTGTGAGCCAGAGGCTCCCTCCCGGTCCTGGGCGTGCCCTCCACAGGAGCAACGCGGGGCGGCCGCAGCAAGCACCACAGCCCAGACTGCGGGGCTGGGCACAAAGAAGTCTGTTCCCTCCCATTCCGGAGGCGGGAGGACTGAGATCCAGGTGTCGGCAGAGGCCTCTGGAGGGGTCCTTCCTGCCTCCGCTGGCTGCCAACGCGGCCACCAACCCCCCGCAGACGCATCCTTCCAGCCTGTGCTTCTGTCCCCACGGGGCCTCTCTGCTgggtgtgtctgtctctgtgtctctgacaTCTGACGTTGGCTTTAAAGCCCCCGACTCCATCGGGCAGGACCTCAGCTTCACTGGAGCACGTGTCCAAAGACCCACGTCCACAGTAACTGCTGGGACTCGAACGCGTCCTGAACACACCCCAGCACCGCAG AACAGTCCCCTCCTGCCAGGTCCTCCTCCTGCCAGCTCCGGGCCAGGAAGTCAAAGTAACGCACAGACGCTGTCACTTGCTCACCCTGCGATTTCGGCCGCATCCTCAGCCACAAAGCTTGACGCTGATGCCCACACCAACACCTGCTCCGACGTCCTCCAAACCCCCCTGCCCGCCCACTCTCCACCCCCGTCCACCCTGCTCTCCGCCCTCGGAGCGACCGGTACGTTCTGCAGAAACAGCCCTCCTTGCTCTCTGGCTTCTGGAGCCCGGAGGGTGCCCTGGTACAAG AAACCCCAGCTGCCATCAGTGGAGACAGAAGCCCCAGTAAAGTCAGAAAGGCTGTGGCAGGCAAATGCACCAGCGGGTTCTGAAGACAATTTCACTGGCGGTGACCGGTTGGGTCACTGTTCTCCGTGA
- the LOC123931064 gene encoding mucin-7-like isoform X1, whose amino-acid sequence MMAEGSARSRELRSGRVWLGAPEAPTWPIFGPAKPGLGGKGGWGASLPLGAAVSQRLPPGPGRALHRSNAGRPQQAPQPRLRGWAQRSLFPPIPEAGGLRSRCRQRPLEGSFLPPLAANAATNPPQTHPSSLCFCPHGASLLGVSVSVSLTSDVGFKAPDSIGQDLSFTGARVQRPTSTVTAGTRTRPEHTPAPQASLVLKAASHRRVRLLVTSVPSAASCHPLAPVRALCLQPSSRAPPPHLFSCPNPTLRLSCRTVPSCQVLLLPAPGQEVKVTHRRCHLLTLRFRPHPQPQSLTLMPTPTPAPTSSKPPCPPTLHPRPPCSPPSERPVRSAETALLALWLLEPGGCPGTRNPSCHQWRQKPQ is encoded by the exons ATGATGGCTGAGGGGTCTGCTCGCAGCCGCGAGCTGAGATCTGGGCGGGTCTGGCTAGGAGCCCCAGAGGCGCCCACCTGGCCCATATTTGGCCCCGCCAAGCCAGGTCTCGGAGGAAAAGGTGGGTGGGGAGCCAGCCTGCCCCTCGGGGCTGCTGTGAGCCAGAGGCTCCCTCCCGGTCCTGGGCGTGCCCTCCACAGGAGCAACGCGGGGCGGCCGCAGCAAGCACCACAGCCCAGACTGCGGGGCTGGGCACAAAGAAGTCTGTTCCCTCCCATTCCGGAGGCGGGAGGACTGAGATCCAGGTGTCGGCAGAGGCCTCTGGAGGGGTCCTTCCTGCCTCCGCTGGCTGCCAACGCGGCCACCAACCCCCCGCAGACGCATCCTTCCAGCCTGTGCTTCTGTCCCCACGGGGCCTCTCTGCTgggtgtgtctgtctctgtgtctctgacaTCTGACGTTGGCTTTAAAGCCCCCGACTCCATCGGGCAGGACCTCAGCTTCACTGGAGCACGTGTCCAAAGACCCACGTCCACAGTAACTGCTGGGACTCGAACGCGTCCTGAACACACCCCAGCACCGCAG GCCTCTTTGGTGTTGAAGGCAGCGAGCCATCGCAGAGTCAGACTGCTGGTCACCTCGGTCCCCTCCGCAGCCTCCTGCCACCCGCTGGCTCCTGTCCGCGCTCTCTGCCTCCAGCCCTCCTCACgtgctccccctccccatctgTTCTCTTGTCCCAACCCCACCCTCCGTCTCTCCTGCAGAACAGTCCCCTCCTGCCAGGTCCTCCTCCTGCCAGCTCCGGGCCAGGAAGTCAAAGTAACGCACAGACGCTGTCACTTGCTCACCCTGCGATTTCGGCCGCATCCTCAGCCACAAAGCTTGACGCTGATGCCCACACCAACACCTGCTCCGACGTCCTCCAAACCCCCCTGCCCGCCCACTCTCCACCCCCGTCCACCCTGCTCTCCGCCCTCGGAGCGACCGGTACGTTCTGCAGAAACAGCCCTCCTTGCTCTCTGGCTTCTGGAGCCCGGAGGGTGCCCTGGTACAAG AAACCCCAGCTGCCATCAGTGGAGACAGAAGCCCCAGTAA